Part of the Thermoanaerobaculia bacterium genome is shown below.
GGGTTGGAAGTCCGCGCCGGCGAAGCGACGAACCGGGCGGAAGTGTACGACGCGGCCGCCAATCAGCTCCGCGTCGAGCTCATGGAGAGCGGCGAGGTCGTGACGTTCCGGTTCGAGAAGGAAAAGGGCCCGGCGGCCTCGCTCGAATACCTCGAGGAGGAGTGGAAGAGAGTCCCCCGCTAGATCGCGGAAACCCGGCGGCGGGCGAGGCGCGGGCTTTCCCGCATGCTAGATTCCGGCCAATGCCGTCCGCGACGATCTCTGTCGGCGAGTGGGGCCGCAAGGCCGTCCACGCGGGAATGGGGCTCTTTGCGCTTCTCCTTCGTTGGTTGTCGTGGCCGATCGCCGCGCTCTGTGCGGCCGGCGCTCTGCTCTTCAATCTCTTCGCGCTCCCGGCGTTCGGCCGCGGGATCTATCGCGACGGGGCGAGGCGGCGCGACGTCGGGATCGTCGCCTATCCGGCGACCGTGCTCCTCGTCATCCTTCTCTTCCGCCACGCGCTGCCGGCGGCCGCGGCGATCTGGGGAATGATGGCGTTGGGCGACCCGATGGCATCGATCGTCGGCCGGACCGTCGGCGGCCCGGCGCTTCCCTGGAACGGAAAGAAGACCTGGACCGGCTCGGCCGCCTATGCCGTCTTCGGCGCGGCCGGGGGCGCGCTCCTCATGGCGTTCAGCGGGCGGGTCGCCGTCGGAGTCGCGCTCTCCGCGTTCGCCGGATTCGCGCTGCTCGGCGCGTTCGTCGAGTCCCTCGAGACGGGGCTCGACGACAACGTCGTGCCCGGGCTCGCCGTCGCGTTCGCGTGGGCCTCGCTCCACATGGGGCCGCTCGTCGGCGCCGCCGGCCCGGCCGTCGTCTCCGGCGGTCCCCGCGTCGCGTTCGCGACCGCTCTCGCGGTCAACGCGGCAATCGCGCTCCTCTCGATTCCTCTCCGGCTCGTCGCGCTCTCCGGCTCGATCGCCGGCTTCGTCGCCGGGTCGATCATCCTGCATTTTGGCGGGTGGGGCGCCTACGCGGTGCTCTGGACGTTCTTCCTCTTCGGAACGCTCGCCTCGAAGCTCGGGTATGCGCGCAAGGAGAAGCTCGGCACGGCGCAGGCGAATCGCGCGCGGCGCGGCGCGCGCCACGTGTGGGCGAACGTCTCCGTCGGGGCCTGGATCGTGTTCGCGATGCGGGCCCGGGTCGTCGCTTCGTCCGTGCCGGTCCTGCCTCTGGCGCTCGCGGGGTCGTTCGCGGCGGCGCTCGCCGACACGTTCGGCACCGAGCTCGGTACGCTCTACGGCCGGCGGCCGCTGCTCCTTTCGCGGATGAAAGCCGTGCCGCCCGGCACGCGCGGCGCGGTCTCCGGCGCGGGCGTCCTCGGCGGCGTTCTCGGCGCGTTCCTCGTCGCGGCGGCCGGCGCGGCCGCCGGGCTCTATTCCTGGCGGCTCGCCGTCGTCGTCGTCGCGGCGGGCGTGGCCGGGTCCCTCGCCGAATCTCTTCTGATCGACCTCGCGGCCCGAAGGGAAATCCGCGTCGACCACGAGTTCTGCAACGCGTTCAACACGCTCGTCGGCGCGGCGGTCGCGTGGGAGATCGCGGCTTCGATCGCGCTCGGACGCCTCTACGTTCCCTTCGGCAACGTGTGGGGGATCGCGTGAGCGGCACGGCCGGCGAGGCGAGGCGCTCGCCGCTCGCGGCGCACCTGGCGCTGTGGCGGCCGTTCACGCTGCTTCCGCCGCTGCTCGGCATCCTCTCCGGCGCGATCTGCGCGTACGGCTCGGCGCACAACCCCGACCCGGCGCGGCGCGTCACCTGGGCGGTCGTGCTGACGATCGCGCTCGGATCGCTCGACGCCTCGGCGATGAACGCGGCGTCGAACATCGTCAACCAGATCGCGGACTTCGAGATCGATCGCGAGAACAAGCCCGGGCGGCCGCTCGTCACGGGGGAAGTGTCGTTTTCCTCCGCCTGGATCGTGGCCTCGATTCTCTACGCCTTCTCCCTGCTGCCGACGTGGTTCGTCGTCCCCTATCCGCGGACGAGCTTCCACGACCGGCTGACCGCGCCGCTTCTCGACCACGCCTGCTTCTTCATCTACGTCGCGGGGGCGCTGGCGACCTTCGTCTATTCCTTCCCGGCCTTCGGCCGCAGCAAGCGGCACTGGTTCTGGGCGAACTTCACGATCGCCTCGACGCGCGGCTGCCTGCTGAAGGTCGCCGGATGGTCGTTCGTGGCGCGGGTGAATGCCTGGGAGGCCTGGACGATCGGGGGAGTCATGGGCCTCTATCTCCTCGGGGCG
Proteins encoded:
- a CDS encoding DUF92 domain-containing protein codes for the protein MPSATISVGEWGRKAVHAGMGLFALLLRWLSWPIAALCAAGALLFNLFALPAFGRGIYRDGARRRDVGIVAYPATVLLVILLFRHALPAAAAIWGMMALGDPMASIVGRTVGGPALPWNGKKTWTGSAAYAVFGAAGGALLMAFSGRVAVGVALSAFAGFALLGAFVESLETGLDDNVVPGLAVAFAWASLHMGPLVGAAGPAVVSGGPRVAFATALAVNAAIALLSIPLRLVALSGSIAGFVAGSIILHFGGWGAYAVLWTFFLFGTLASKLGYARKEKLGTAQANRARRGARHVWANVSVGAWIVFAMRARVVASSVPVLPLALAGSFAAALADTFGTELGTLYGRRPLLLSRMKAVPPGTRGAVSGAGVLGGVLGAFLVAAAGAAAGLYSWRLAVVVVAAGVAGSLAESLLIDLAARREIRVDHEFCNAFNTLVGAAVAWEIAASIALGRLYVPFGNVWGIA
- a CDS encoding UbiA family prenyltransferase; amino-acid sequence: MSGTAGEARRSPLAAHLALWRPFTLLPPLLGILSGAICAYGSAHNPDPARRVTWAVVLTIALGSLDASAMNAASNIVNQIADFEIDRENKPGRPLVTGEVSFSSAWIVASILYAFSLLPTWFVVPYPRTSFHDRLTAPLLDHACFFIYVAGALATFVYSFPAFGRSKRHWFWANFTIASTRGCLLKVAGWSFVARVNAWEAWTIGGVMGLYLLGA